CACCACCGCCGCCGTCTGCTTCACCGCCTCACCGTCCAACGTCGCGGGTTACTTCGCACAGCAGCTCCGCTGGCGGCGCTCCAACCTGGTGGACATGCTGGGCGGGCTCAGCCACGCCTGGCGGCTGCACCCCGTGGTCGCGGTCCATTATGTCTCTCAGTTTGGGTTGTTGCTCTCTTACCCCGTCGTCATCGTCCACAACGTCCTGACCGGGGAGTTCTGGGACATCCTCGCCCTGCACGTGCTCACGGTGGGACTCATGGGGTTCATCTACCGCTGGGAAACGCGCCACCTGCCCGATGACCAACGTGTCCCGGGCCTGAGCTTCCTTCCCATGGCCTTGATGATGCCCGTCACCTACGCCCTCTTCACTCCCCTGGCACTGTTCACGCTGGACTCTGGAAGCTGGGAGACGCGGGGAGCTCCCGCCACGAGCGCGGACACGCCGGTGCCCGGTGACGCTCCCCTCAGGCCCGCGCCTGCCGCAGAGGGGCTTTCCTCATGAATCAACAAGTCGCCAACAGAGTGAACTCGCTGGCCGTCAGTGCTTACAAAGCGCTGGGAACCTTCCTGCTGGTGCTCATCCTGATGAGCTTCATCACGTATCTGGGCATGCAGGCATTCTTCCTTGTCAGCGAGGGCTGGGTGGTTCCCACCGTCATCTCTCCCACGGATCCAGAGATTCTTCAGCTCAACTCGCAGATTGCCCAACAAGCCGCCTCCCGCGACAAGCTGATGGCGGAGCGGCGGGACGTCCAGGCCAGGCTCGCCAACGCCGAGCGGACTGTCACCGCCGAGCAGGAGTTCCAAGAACGCTTCCGGACCGCCCTGAGCGGTGAACGCGCGTCCCGGGCCCAGGCCCTCCGGCGATTCTCGACCTTGCAGCGCCAGTACCAACACGTCCGTGGAGAGATCGCGGAATCCAGCAAGGCCTTCGCAGGCCTGACGCGCGTGCGAGACAACACCCTCCACGAGGCCCGCCTCCTCGACAAAGAGGCCTATCTCACCTCCAATTATCAGCTCGCGCAGATGGCCCAGAGCAGCCTGACCCTGGCCGAGCACACCGTGGATCTGGAGAACCGGCTGGAGGAGCTGCGACGAGAGCTGCTCGGCTTCGACAGCGTCGGAAGCAGGCATCCTTCACAGCACGGCCAGATGACCACGGCGGCGCTCCTCCTGGAGCGTGAGTTCACCCGCTCCGTGCTGGAACTGGCACGCGCGGAGAACACGCGCTCCGCCCTGAAGGAAGATCTCCTGGCGCTCGACGAAGCCATCACCCGGTACGACAAGCTGCTCAAGACCATCCGTGACTCACCGTACCTGCGCGCCTTCGAAGGCAACCTGACCGTGGCCTTTGTCCCCTATGACAACCTGGATGACGCCTTCCCTGGAACCCCGCTCTATGCGTGCATGGCAAAGCTGGTGTGGTGCAGCCAAGTGGGCGTGGTCGGCCAAGCACAAGAGGGCGAAGTCTCGGTGAAGCACCCCATCCGGCAGCACTTCGTCCGAGGGGTGATGGTGGAGCTCCAGTTGCAGGACGGCCTCTCGGTCCGAGAGGAACTCCTCCACCTGGGCCAACCCCCGCTCATGTTGTAATTCCAAGGAGACAGGCGTGAAGAGATCCATTGCATGGGGGGCCTTGCCCTGCTTCGCCGCCCTGCATGTGGCGAGCGCTCAGTCCAACCCCTCCGCCCAGGAAGAAGGCGGACCCTCCGCGCCCGCCTGGTGCGAATACACCCGGAGCGTGGCGGCCGCCGAGTCCGCGGTGCTGCTGGCGCCAGAGGTCTTTGGAAGTGCGGGCGTGGTGAACGCGGGGGATGCCGCGGGCGATGCGCCCCTGGGCTCTCAGACGCTGCGACTCACCGCAGGCCTTGGCTACAACGTGGTGAATGCCTACCGGGGAGTCACCCTGCGCCGCCGCGCAGAGGCGGAGTGCCGCCGGTACAAGGCCTTTGCCGCGCTTCAAAGCGCCTTCCAGGCAGGAGCGGAGATTGGCACCGGCCCGGCCTTCGCTGCGCGACTGGCCGTGCTCGAAGCCGCCATCCCGGAAGGCGCCCGGCTGCTCGAGGCGCTGAAGGTCGATCTCCAAGAGGGGCGGGCCACCGTGGAGGAGCTCAACGGCCTCCAGCTCCGGCTGGAGCAACTCCGTACCCTGGCCTACGAGACCGCGCGCATGCGGGAACGCCTGGCGCACCTGCCTCCCCCCCCGAGCCAGCCACTTCCCACCCTGCTTCAGGCCCTGCACGCCGCGGATGACGAGGTCGAGCGCCTTGCCGGCACGTTGCGCCGGACCGCTGCCTGGGACATCCGACTCCGGGGTGGCTACGACGAGCTGATCGACGTGCGGCAGGACGTGCCCCTCTTTGGGGTCCTGACCGTCTCCTACAACCTCGGAGGATGGGCGCAGTCAAAGGCCAACGCACGTGCCCGCAGCACTCGGCAGCAAGCCTCCACAGAAGAAGTGGAGGGCTTTCCACAGCAGGTGGAACGGATGCTCCAGGATCTGCGCGCCACCCGGCGGCTCGAGGAAACCCGGCTGCGCGAGGTGTCCGCTCTGGCTGGGGACCTGGAAGGGCAGCTCCGAGAAGTCCAAGCCCTGGAAACGGTGAAGGTGCGCCGCTTCCGGGACTACCTGGTGCTGGAGGTGGCGCGGCTGCGGGCCGAGCAGGCCTGGCTGCAAGCGCACCTGAATGCCCTCGAGGCGTTTCTCGGAAGTCCCTCTCCATGAGACGGGCCGTGCTCGTCCTGGCGCTGGGGCTGCTCGCCCCGGCGGTCCAGGCGTCCGGCCGCGAGCGGCCACGAACCCGGCTTGCCCGCGCCTCCTTGCGGCAGTTGCACGTCACCCAAGGAGCACTGAGCACGGGCCCCCGCGGAACGCTGACCATCGAGGCATCCAAGGTCCGTGCCGTGCTGCCCGGCCTGGAAGCGACGGCCGCCGAGCTGCGCTTCAAGTACCTGGGGCCCACCCGCGTGCAAAAAGCACTTGCCTCGGGGGAGCCCCGCCAGCAGCTCGGTTTGAAGCTGCGCGCCCAGGACGGGTGCAATGTGGTCTACGTGATGTGGCGAATCAGCCCCCAGGCAGGGCTGGTGGTCTCGGTGAAGTCCAATCCCAAGGCCCACACGAGCGCTGAGTGCGGAAACCGAGGCTATACCCGGGTCCGAGGCGCCACGGAGGCCCCCATCCCCCCCCTTGTCCCAGGTGCCTCGCACACGCTGCACGCCGCGTGGGAAGGCCCGGACCTGCGCGTCCACGTGGACGGGGCCTTGGCCTGGGAAGGCGCCCTTCCCCCCGAAGCATTTGCCTTCGAGGGGCCCGTGGGGCTGCGAACGGACAACGGCCGTTTCGAGCTGGAGTTGTTCCTCCAGCAGCGCTAACGGCCGTTGCCAGCCCTAAAGCCGGGTCTGGGTTTCACGGCCCGGTTGCGGCCGCCTGTCGCGCTCGCGATCCGTGTCCGGCAGGCACTTGGCTTCGATGGACAAGCCATTGGTCGCGCACCGGCCCCCATCCTGCAGATCGAACTGCCAGCGGTGCCGCGGGCACAAGAGGTACCGTCCCCCCTCGATCCAGGCCTCGGTCAGGTCCGCGCCCTGGTGAGGGCAGAAGCGCTGGACGGAGTAGCGCTTCCCGCCGGCCGTCACCACCGTGCGCTCTCGCCGGGCCTCCGCCGCAATCAAGTCCTCGCAGAACGTCCCCACGTCCTCGATCTCCAGCCCCAGGAAGGCGTGGAGAATGGGCTCGTAGACGTCCGGCGTGCGGCTCATCCGGTGCCGGAAGGAGAGCAGGAGTTCCTCCCACGTCAGCTTGCGTTCCAGAACCCGGGAGACGTCCGTGGCCGACATCACCATCGTGTACCGGCTGCGCTCCTTGATTTCCGCGACGGCATCCACTCGCCGCTGCCGAAAGTCCACCCTCAGCCACTTCCCGGGCAGTTCCTTCAGTCCCATGTACAGGGGCATTCCGACCCGGGCATGCAGCTCCAAGCGGTCCAGCTTGCGCCGCAGTTCCACGCGCAGCTGCTCGTGAATCATGTCCACTTCCGCCAGGAGGATGTTGCGCCGCCGCTCCCGGAAGACGTGCGCCATGTCCAAGGCATATGCGTGCAGGTAGTCCTGCAGGTTCTCATCCGTGAGGCGCTCCGGCACCTGAACCCATTCCAGGCTCGCCGCATCCATCACATCTCCAGGCATGGGCTCGATGTACCGCGTCGGGCTGCCGGGCAGACGCTCCTTCAGGAAAGCAAACAGCTCGGATGCCCGAGGGAAGATGTTCACCTTCTCCAGGTTCAGGTGGAACAGCGAGGGATCCAGGAAGCAGGCAGGCCCCGCGGCCGCCAGGAACGCCCTGGGTTTGACCATCTGGATGGCCCGCGCCACAGCCTCGAACTTGCTGGCGCGCTTCTTGAGAGCGATTTCCTCATACACCTCTCGCGAGTACTCATAGCAGGTGGGATGCCAGATGGCGCCAGAGAACTGGGCAGAGAAGAAGTCGATGGAGCCTTCGGCCTCCATGATGCGCGACAAACGATCATGGATCTTGCAGTCGTTGAGGTTGAGAAACGACTGCCCATCTCCCCGGACCAAGATCCCCGAGTCCCGGTTGGTCCCCGACTCCGTGAGGAACAACTTGACGTAGCCTCCTCCCGGGAGGGGAATTTCCTGACCATCCCTGCAAGAAATGATTCGCTTGCACCCATACGCCTGGAACATGTCACGCAGCGCGGACCGCTGAAACCGCGGAATGAGCACCGAGAAGTCTCGCTTCGTCAATGTCTCGAGGAACTCTGGATCGAAATGATCCCGGTGCTCATGGCTGATGTACAGGAACCGCTGCTTGGGTGACGTCTCCAGCAGCTCTCGCACCTGGGGCGCGAGGTGGTGATTCCTGGGCAACTGCATCCACGCAGAATCGAATGCGCCCCTGGGTGACAGCCAGGGATCCATCACCACCACGGCGCTGTCCGTTTCAACGACAAAGCCAGCATGGCCGATAAATGTGATCCGCATGAACCTGTTTCCCCCCACCGCGCACCGCAAGCCGCCCAGCGCGGCCTGCCTCAGTGCCGGTGACAACGCGCAGGCTGCCCTGCGGCGCCAGCAAGACTGCAATCTTGCGACGGAAGGGGCATGTGTCCCGAGGTAGGAACCCGAAGTTCAGTAAAACCCATCAAGGCTCGATTTCCCGGACACTCATCCATTTGAAGTCCACATCCTTGGCGCTGTCCCAGCGGAAGACGGCGATGGGCCCGCCCCAGGTGATGGGCATCTTGTCATTGGCGCCATCGCATTGAGAGGCATCTCCCCCCCAGTCGCCCGCGTCCACCATGTCGTAAACTCTCTGCCATGTCACTTTGTCTGCATTGTCGTTGACCCACAGCTCCAGGCGCACGGCCTCGGCGCCGTTCACCTGAACGTTGCGGATGATGGCCTTCAAACCCACCCACCGGTTCTTGATCGGAGACACCGCGGGCTTGTAGGGAGCCTGCTCATAGCTGACATGCCACGTCTCCTTCTGCCAGCGGACGCGCCCGTCGTAGTGCAGCGCCCCCTTGTACGAGGACCCCTCACACGGCAGCGCATCGGTGTGCCGACCGCCCCGGGCATACCAGTCGAAGTTGTCCTTCGCGTCCGAGACGGCGTTGAGCTTGACGAATCCTGTCATCTCCACGTTCTTCCAGTCGTTGGGCGATTGCATGTAGCCCTTCCGCGCCAATTCGTCCCGTGCGTAGGTGGGAATCTGGATCGTGTTGAGGCTCGTGGAGGTGAAGACAGACAAACGCACCTGGGCGGATTTGATCTTCCAGGAGCCGTCCGAGTTGAGGCTGATCTTGCTCTGGGGATCGAAGCGCGCGTCCTTGGTGGGATCCGCGGCCATGAACCAGCTCTCTCCCCCCGCCTTGGAGGGGTAAAGCATTGTCACACCAAAGACATCCTCCTCCGATACGGGGGCTGGAGCGGGCTGAGGCTCTACGTCTCCCCCCACTTCTGGCTGAGAAGGAAGCTCCATGCCGGATCCGGTCTCGGGCGCTCTGTCCACTGTGGGGGGCTCTGGCTCAAGATCCTGCACACCACCACATCCCCCGTTAAAGAAGACCACCACGGACGAAACAATCGCGATACACGATATTTTATTCAAGACGCGCTCCTTCTCTGTTGCAGCGGGGCCGGCGCCGTCTTGCTGCCAAGGAAGGATAAGTCTCCCCCGCCATAGCCAAAGCCACGGCCTTTCCAGGGAGGGGTCGTCCGCCCGATGGGCCACGCTCTCCCCTCGCCTGAGAAGGCGGAAAGGCCTCTCATCGAGTCAATCGATGATTACCAGCCAGGATACGTGTTGGACTCACATTTCTGTGATTTCGACGTGAACGGCGTGAAGGCCCTCCATGGTTCTAACATGGTACGTGCGGAGATGCTCAAGCGCGCGTGAGTTCGATGAACCGAAGCCAGGAACCCACAGCCTCTTCGAACTCTTCCAGTGTCAAATCCAGCGAGCGGCCCGGAACGGCGTACTCACTCACGATGGCCGCGCGCGCCCGGTTGAGACTCACACTCCAGGACTGCCCTTCGGTATCCCAGGAAGAACGCCGCCCCACCCTCAGGGACTGGATGGTGTCGAGCATGCGTCTACAGACCGGTGCGTTGGTCTGCAGTTCCTCCAGAAGGTAACCCGCGAGTACGTCATGGGGTGGCTCCGCGAGCACCGTCGCATGCCCCCCCTGGTCCCAGGTGAATCGCAGTTTTTGCGTCATGCTGCCCCTCATCCCTGGCCGACGAGTGTGCCATGCGCAGGAGGGAGCGCGACTTCGTCCAGCGGGGAGGGGCCTGCCTTCTGCTGACCAGCGGATACACCCCTCCGGCCGAATGCCGGGTACCGGGCATTTGGCCCCAGCGGGCAGTGGCCCTGTCGCCCCGGCGACTTTGCTCTCGGTGCTGAAAACTGCCTCATTTCTTGCATCAAGCCATGCATCTGCGGTAATCCAGGATAAACCGGTTCCTTGGAGGAACCGGCCCATCCTGCTGGAACGATGTTCGTGACGCACTCCGCCACATCGATTCCGCAGAGAACCGGAAGGACCCAAATGAACACGGAAATCAGAAACAACCGGGTGGCGCACCTGCTCGCGGCAACCCTGGTGTGCCTCTTGCTCGCATCAAGCCCGGCGGCCGGCCGGGTAGAGACGGAGACACGCGCCGCCGCGCCGAGTTTCAAGGTGCTGGCCTTCTACAACGGCACCTGGGACGCGGCCCACATCGACTTCGTCAAGGAGGCGAACCGCTGGTTCCCGCAGCTCGCCGCGCAAAATGGCTTCTCTTACACGTCCACCAACGACTGGAACCAGCTCAACGCCAGCAACCTCGCGCAGTATCAGGTCGTGCTCTTCCTGGATGATCTGCCCCAGACGTCGGCCCAGCGGGCCGCGTTCCAGCAGTACATGCAGGGGGGCGGCGGCTGGATGGGCTTCCACGTCTCCGCCTTCACCACGTCCCCGGACAGCTGGAGCTGGTACCACCACCAGTTTCTCGGCACGGGAGCGTTCAAGTCGAACACCTGGGGCCCCACCACCGCCGTGCTGAAGGTGGAGAACCGGACGCACCCGTCAACCTTGAACCTGCCGGCGACGTTCACCTCCGCGGTGAGCGAGTGGTACGGCTGGAGCAACAACCTGCGCAACAACGCCGACATCCAGGTGCTCGCCTCGGTCGATCCCGTGAGCTTCCCGCTGGGCACCGACCCGAACCAGTCCTGGTACAGCGGCGACTACCCCATCCTGTGGACCAACAAGAAGTACAAGATGCTGTACGCAAACTTTGGCCACAATGCCATGAACTACTCCAACAACACCCCGCTGTCCTCGACGTTCGCGAGCGAGATCCAAAACCGGTTCATCCTGGATGGGTTGAAGTGGCTGGGAGGGGTTGGCACGACGCCCCCGCCCCCGGGGCCGATCTCGCCGACAGCCTGGTACACCGCCACTGGCAAGGGGGCGGGCAAGTGCGTGGATGCCCGGTCCGCAGCCTCGGCGAACGGCACCGTGGTGCAGCAATACGCTTGCAACGGCACCCTCGCGCAGCACTTCCAGTTCCAGCCGACCAGCGGCGGCTATGTCCGGATCAACAGCCGCCTCAACAGCGCCCAGGTGCTCGATGTGAAGGACGTGTCCGCGGCCGACGGCGCGCAAATCCAACTGTGGGTCTACAGCAACGGCAACAACCAGCAGTGGCTTCCCGAGGAGGAGGCCAGCGGTTCGTACCACTTCGTCAACCGCTACAGCGGCAAGTGCCTCACCGCCACAGGTTCCGCCGACAGCACCCCGCTGGTGCAGTCCACCTGCAACGGCAGCACGGCCCAGTCGTTCTCCCTCACCGTGCAGCCGTAGACAGCACGCCGGCTGATGAGTGCTGTCACCAGCTGAGGAGCGTTGTCACCAGGGCGGAGAAGCCGCCAAGCCGCTAAAGCATTAAAAACAGGCCTATCCTGAAGGCATCGGGTTTGGCACACCCGATGCTTCAAGCCCTTCCAGGCGATGCGGTCATCTGCCGCATCGTCGAATCCATTTCATTGTCTCAATCCCGAGGAGAGAATCATGTCGCGCATGAGCCTGTACCGTTGTTTGTCGCTGTTGGGTGTGATGGGTGGACTGGGGGGATGTGCCGTCGATGAGGTGGAGACCGCGGGGAGCATCGCGCAGATCCAGGGCGAGGCCATCGTGTCGAGCATCACGGAGGGGGACTATGTCATCCGCTCCGCGATGACCAACAAGTGTATCGACATTGCCTCCTCCAACACGGCGGATGGCGCCAAGGTGCAGCAGTGGGACTGCAATGGCACCAATGCGCAGAAGTTCCACATCTCCCCGACGTCGGACGGGTATTGGAAGATCATCAACGTCAACAGCGGCAAGGGGCTCGACATCAAGGAAGTGAGCACCGCGCAGAACGCCGAAGTTCACCAGTGGTCCTACGTGGGTGGGGCCAATCAACAATTCAAGTTCGTGGGCCGTGGCAACAACCAATTCAGCATCCACGTGCGCCACACGGACATGGCGATCGACCTGTACTGGGGTTCGGCGGACAACGGGACGATCTACGTGCAGTATCCGTACACTGGCGCCGCCAACCAGTTCTACACCTTCGACAAGGTGGACGGCACGACGCCTCCGCCTACGGGCAACGGGATCGCGGCGATCCTGAGTGAGTCGACGTTCAACACGATGTTCCCCGGCCGCAACGGCTTCTACACCTACTCGGCCCTGGTGGCCGCGGCCAACACCTTCCCCTCCTTCGCCACCTCGGGTGACACCGCCACCCGCAAGCGTGAAGTGGCCGCCTTCCTGGCCAACATCTCCCACGAGACCGGTGGCCTGGTCTACATCGAGGAGATCAACAAGAGCGTCATGTGCGACACCTCGTGGGGTCCTCCGGGCTGCGGCTGCGCGGCCGGCAAGTGGTACTACGGCCGCGGCCCCATCCAGCTGTCTTGGAATGGCAACTACTGCGCGGCTGGCAATGCGCTGGGCGTGGACCTCATGAACAACCCAGACCTGGTCGCCCAGAACGCCACGATTGCCTGGCGCACCGGCTTCTGGTTCTGGATGACCCAGACGGGCGCTGGCTCCATGACGGGCCACAACGCCATCGTCAACGGCGCTGGCTTCGGCGAGACCATCCGCACCATCAACGGCGCCCTGGAGTGCAACGGCCGTAACCCCGCTCAGGTTCAGAGCCGCATCAACAACTACACCCGCTTCCTCGGCTTGCTCGGCGCTTCCGCCGTTGGCAACAACGGCTGCTAAGCCCCACCAGCCTTTCCGTGAACCTCTCGGCCGCCTCGTGCCTCTGACCGCTCGGAGGATGCGAGCGCGGCCTTTCTCGGGAAAACACCCATACCGCTTCCCCTCTTTGCCCGGTAAGAAGGAGCCTCACGCGCGGCCGGGCCGGGGTCGCGGACATGGTCGATGATGGGCAAGAGAGCCGCAGGCACGTGGAGGCGCGCAGTCCCGGTCCTGGCAGCGCTCTGTCTCTTGGGAGCCGCTGGGGCCGCCGCAGCCCCCCTCGAGGAGCCCCGAGCCGCCATCCGGCGGTATGCGCTCATGATTGGATCGAGCCAGGGCGGCGCAGGCCGCGAGCAGCTGCGCTACACCGGCTCGGACGCGCTGGCCCTGTCCCAGGTGATGGAAGAGCTAGGCGGGGTGGCCACGGGAGACCGGCTGCTGCTGCTGGAGGCGGACCGGGCGACCCTGTTGACCGCCATTTCGCGGATGCGGCAACTCGTCGCCAGCGCCAAGCCCTCGGAGGGGCGCAAGGAGCTGGTGTTCTACTACTCGGGGCACTCGGATGCGGAAGGGCTGCTGCCGCGCGGCGAACTTCTCCCCTATGAAGAACTGCGCCGACTGCTCTCCGAGGTGCCGGTGGACGTGCGCATCGCCATCCTCGACTCGTGCGGTTCCGGCGCGCTCACCCGTTCCAAGGGCGGCGTCAGACGGCCGTCCTTCCTCTCGGATCTCTCGTCACAGGTGCGTGGGCACGCCTTCCTCGCCTCCAGCTCGGCGGATGAAGTGGCGCAGGAGGCAGACTCCCTCGGCGCCTCCTTCTTCACCCACTTCCTCATCTCCGGCTTGCGTGGGGCCGCGGACGCCAATGGGGACGGCCGCGTCACGCTGAACGAGGCGTACCAGTTCTCCTACCACGAGACGCTGGCGCGCACGGAGCGCAGCCAGAGCGGGCCTCAGCACGCCGCCTATGACATCCAGCTCGCGGGCAGCGGGGAGCTGGTGATGACGGACCTGCGCGGCGCCCAGGCCCGGCTGAATCTGGCGGAGGACATCGAGGGCCGCCTCTTCCTGCGCAACTGGGGCAACCAGCTCGTCGCGGAGTTGCAGAAGCGCCCCGGTCGAAGCCTGGTGCTCAGCCTGGAGCCGGGCCGGTACCACGTCACCTTGGAACGCCCCGGAAAACGCTTCGAGGCCGAACTGGGGGTGGCCCGCCAGGGCGAAGCCATGCTGCGCGCGGTGGACTTCGTGCCGATGACGCTGGTGCGCACGGCTCAACGCGGGGGGAGCAACGTTCCCGAGGAGGCAGTGGCCTCCGTGGACGCCCCTTCCGTGGCCATGAACCTCTCGTTGATGCCGCCCCTGGCCACCAACACGTTCCTGGGACCGCGCAGCCTCAACCATGTCTCGATTGGTGTCCTGGGCGCGCGCTCCCTTCAACTCCGGGGGGTGGGGCTGGCGGCGGGGGTCAGCTGGGTGGATGGAACCATGGAGGGGCTCCAGACTTCAGGGCTCGTCAACGTGGCGGGAGGCGAAGTGTGGGGAGCCCAGGTGGCCCTCGGCGGCAACCTCGCCTTTGGCGGTGGACAGGGCGTGCAGGTGGCC
This genomic window from Stigmatella ashevillena contains:
- a CDS encoding Rieske 2Fe-2S domain-containing protein; its protein translation is MRITFIGHAGFVVETDSAVVVMDPWLSPRGAFDSAWMQLPRNHHLAPQVRELLETSPKQRFLYISHEHRDHFDPEFLETLTKRDFSVLIPRFQRSALRDMFQAYGCKRIISCRDGQEIPLPGGGYVKLFLTESGTNRDSGILVRGDGQSFLNLNDCKIHDRLSRIMEAEGSIDFFSAQFSGAIWHPTCYEYSREVYEEIALKKRASKFEAVARAIQMVKPRAFLAAAGPACFLDPSLFHLNLEKVNIFPRASELFAFLKERLPGSPTRYIEPMPGDVMDAASLEWVQVPERLTDENLQDYLHAYALDMAHVFRERRRNILLAEVDMIHEQLRVELRRKLDRLELHARVGMPLYMGLKELPGKWLRVDFRQRRVDAVAEIKERSRYTMVMSATDVSRVLERKLTWEELLLSFRHRMSRTPDVYEPILHAFLGLEIEDVGTFCEDLIAAEARRERTVVTAGGKRYSVQRFCPHQGADLTEAWIEGGRYLLCPRHRWQFDLQDGGRCATNGLSIEAKCLPDTDRERDRRPQPGRETQTRL
- a CDS encoding carbohydrate-binding protein translates to MLYPSKAGGESWFMAADPTKDARFDPQSKISLNSDGSWKIKSAQVRLSVFTSTSLNTIQIPTYARDELARKGYMQSPNDWKNVEMTGFVKLNAVSDAKDNFDWYARGGRHTDALPCEGSSYKGALHYDGRVRWQKETWHVSYEQAPYKPAVSPIKNRWVGLKAIIRNVQVNGAEAVRLELWVNDNADKVTWQRVYDMVDAGDWGGDASQCDGANDKMPITWGGPIAVFRWDSAKDVDFKWMSVREIEP
- a CDS encoding YacL family protein, translating into MTQKLRFTWDQGGHATVLAEPPHDVLAGYLLEELQTNAPVCRRMLDTIQSLRVGRRSSWDTEGQSWSVSLNRARAAIVSEYAVPGRSLDLTLEEFEEAVGSWLRFIELTRA
- a CDS encoding ThuA domain-containing protein: MNTEIRNNRVAHLLAATLVCLLLASSPAAGRVETETRAAAPSFKVLAFYNGTWDAAHIDFVKEANRWFPQLAAQNGFSYTSTNDWNQLNASNLAQYQVVLFLDDLPQTSAQRAAFQQYMQGGGGWMGFHVSAFTTSPDSWSWYHHQFLGTGAFKSNTWGPTTAVLKVENRTHPSTLNLPATFTSAVSEWYGWSNNLRNNADIQVLASVDPVSFPLGTDPNQSWYSGDYPILWTNKKYKMLYANFGHNAMNYSNNTPLSSTFASEIQNRFILDGLKWLGGVGTTPPPPGPISPTAWYTATGKGAGKCVDARSAASANGTVVQQYACNGTLAQHFQFQPTSGGYVRINSRLNSAQVLDVKDVSAADGAQIQLWVYSNGNNQQWLPEEEASGSYHFVNRYSGKCLTATGSADSTPLVQSTCNGSTAQSFSLTVQP
- a CDS encoding glycoside hydrolase family 19 protein; translation: MSRMSLYRCLSLLGVMGGLGGCAVDEVETAGSIAQIQGEAIVSSITEGDYVIRSAMTNKCIDIASSNTADGAKVQQWDCNGTNAQKFHISPTSDGYWKIINVNSGKGLDIKEVSTAQNAEVHQWSYVGGANQQFKFVGRGNNQFSIHVRHTDMAIDLYWGSADNGTIYVQYPYTGAANQFYTFDKVDGTTPPPTGNGIAAILSESTFNTMFPGRNGFYTYSALVAAANTFPSFATSGDTATRKREVAAFLANISHETGGLVYIEEINKSVMCDTSWGPPGCGCAAGKWYYGRGPIQLSWNGNYCAAGNALGVDLMNNPDLVAQNATIAWRTGFWFWMTQTGAGSMTGHNAIVNGAGFGETIRTINGALECNGRNPAQVQSRINNYTRFLGLLGASAVGNNGC
- a CDS encoding caspase family protein gives rise to the protein MMGKRAAGTWRRAVPVLAALCLLGAAGAAAAPLEEPRAAIRRYALMIGSSQGGAGREQLRYTGSDALALSQVMEELGGVATGDRLLLLEADRATLLTAISRMRQLVASAKPSEGRKELVFYYSGHSDAEGLLPRGELLPYEELRRLLSEVPVDVRIAILDSCGSGALTRSKGGVRRPSFLSDLSSQVRGHAFLASSSADEVAQEADSLGASFFTHFLISGLRGAADANGDGRVTLNEAYQFSYHETLARTERSQSGPQHAAYDIQLAGSGELVMTDLRGAQARLNLAEDIEGRLFLRNWGNQLVAELQKRPGRSLVLSLEPGRYHVTLERPGKRFEAELGVARQGEAMLRAVDFVPMTLVRTAQRGGSNVPEEAVASVDAPSVAMNLSLMPPLATNTFLGPRSLNHVSIGVLGARSLQLRGVGLAAGVSWVDGTMEGLQTSGLVNVAGGEVWGAQVALGGNLAFGGGQGVQVASLINSVEGSFTGLQLSGTANRADAVMRGLQLAAGVNAAETLKGVQVGLINLAGDATGTQIGLINVGNEIRGLQLGILNIAEDVTVPIGLLSIVRKGRLTFEVWADDIASLNLGLKYGSRHVYVLIAYGAQPWKKTYRSFTNLGLGLHVPFAPQYSLDLDLSWGKWHDQFSGDAPSHALGQMRVMVGWELKRRLALFAGVALHYYDVPKETEDRSVSWLPQWEVERGPAADRLWPGLLFGVRI